Proteins from one Streptomyces genisteinicus genomic window:
- a CDS encoding glycosyltransferase family 4 protein: MRILHFIDNGFEAGGAEKLVRLVSEGLTARGHVNRVVATDRMADGERVFADDLVPAITGSGPRRLARKLWYARGRRQAGAVLEAFRPDCVHLHCTSEFSPSLFAATAGYPRVLSVQGPEDWTLGLLRWQLTGAPAGERLSASDLARYGCLRFVQRPAYLPRVRRVDRILVPSRYFARAVARDAGPVPVHVVPNGIERKTPPRPLTTADHVVVAGRLVQGKGVGVLLEAMRRLLPRHPSARLTVVGDGPYRPALESAAADLVAARRARFRGWLGEAEVLDCLGDAAVVAVPSLWPENFPTVALEALQVGRPLVASRVGGLPELVGPDNGVLVPAGDPVRLAGALGGLLGRPGVLERMGAASAVRAERYGIGEFLDALEHHYRQAAAHHHRRQAQGLPDPRGAARS, encoded by the coding sequence ATGAGGATCCTGCACTTCATCGACAACGGCTTCGAGGCGGGCGGTGCGGAGAAGCTGGTCCGGCTGGTCTCCGAGGGCCTCACCGCCCGGGGGCACGTGAACCGGGTCGTCGCCACCGACCGCATGGCGGACGGGGAGCGGGTCTTCGCCGACGACCTCGTGCCCGCCATCACCGGCAGCGGACCCCGCCGCCTCGCCCGGAAGCTCTGGTACGCCCGCGGCCGCCGACAGGCCGGCGCCGTGCTGGAGGCGTTCCGGCCCGACTGCGTCCACCTGCACTGCACCAGCGAGTTCAGCCCCTCGCTCTTCGCCGCGACCGCCGGGTACCCCCGCGTGCTGAGTGTGCAGGGGCCCGAGGACTGGACGCTCGGCCTGCTGCGGTGGCAGCTCACCGGCGCCCCCGCGGGAGAGCGGCTGTCCGCGTCGGACCTGGCACGCTACGGCTGCCTCCGGTTCGTACAGCGCCCGGCCTATCTGCCCAGGGTGCGGCGGGTGGACAGGATCCTCGTGCCCAGCCGCTACTTCGCGCGGGCCGTCGCCCGCGACGCCGGACCGGTACCGGTCCACGTCGTCCCCAACGGCATCGAACGCAAGACCCCGCCACGGCCCCTCACGACCGCCGACCACGTCGTCGTCGCCGGCCGGCTCGTCCAGGGCAAGGGCGTCGGCGTGCTGCTGGAGGCGATGCGCCGGCTGCTGCCCCGGCACCCGTCGGCGCGGCTCACCGTGGTCGGCGACGGCCCCTACCGGCCCGCGCTGGAGAGCGCCGCGGCCGACCTCGTCGCAGCCCGGCGCGCCCGCTTCCGGGGCTGGCTGGGCGAGGCGGAGGTGCTCGACTGCCTCGGCGACGCCGCCGTGGTCGCGGTGCCGTCGCTGTGGCCCGAGAACTTCCCGACCGTGGCGCTGGAGGCGCTCCAGGTGGGACGCCCGCTCGTCGCCTCCCGCGTCGGCGGTCTGCCCGAACTCGTCGGTCCCGACAACGGCGTCCTCGTCCCGGCGGGCGACCCCGTCCGGCTGGCCGGGGCGCTCGGCGGTCTGCTCGGCAGGCCCGGCGTGCTGGAGCGGATGGGCGCCGCCTCCGCCGTGCGGGCGGAGCGCTACGGCATCGGCGAGTTCCTCGACGCCCTCGAACACCACTACCGCCAGGCGGCGGCCCACCACCACCGCCGGCAGGCCCAGGGCCTGCCCGACCCCCGAGGAGCGGCACGATCATGA
- a CDS encoding lipopolysaccharide biosynthesis protein: MTLVRALPRPPSPAGLAAMRRDPLLRNSFYLTVTTAIGAVAGFAFWILVARLYPAEDVGRASSLLSCVYLLSYLSLFGLSTTLVRHLPTSARRSEDTSTAVSTVSMGALLISGGFVATAPFLAPQLGYMHQSPLHIAAFVLLAASAAVNLLTDSVFVAFRATRLNLLINGVLMNGVKLALPVALVAAGPFGIFVASGAASAVAAVTSVAVLRRRLRLRVRPHFSWGVLRNTLAYSLTNYLSSSLNLVPQIVLPLVVLQQLGPVPAATYFIAFQIANLVYCASYAIGEALFAEGSQARADLPALARRSGLAMLAVTVPAAAFVLVCVGPVLGLFGKGYAEGGTVTLQVFAAVAPAVAFYTWTSFLLKVTRQLVASIVSETVSVAVILGVTFLMLDSGLHWAAIAWGAGNLASGCVAATALVRRRRRTRSLRPLGGAPDPEARP; the protein is encoded by the coding sequence CCCTCGTCCGGGCGCTGCCGAGACCGCCGTCGCCTGCCGGCCTGGCCGCGATGCGGCGCGATCCGCTGCTCCGCAACTCCTTCTACCTCACGGTGACCACGGCGATCGGTGCCGTCGCCGGGTTCGCGTTCTGGATCCTGGTCGCCCGCCTGTACCCGGCCGAGGACGTCGGCCGGGCGTCCTCCCTGCTCTCCTGCGTCTACCTGCTGTCGTACCTCAGCCTCTTCGGCCTGAGCACCACGCTGGTGCGGCACCTGCCGACCAGCGCCCGCCGGAGCGAGGACACCAGCACGGCCGTCAGCACGGTGTCCATGGGCGCCCTGCTGATCTCCGGCGGGTTCGTCGCGACCGCGCCGTTCCTCGCCCCCCAGCTCGGCTACATGCACCAGTCACCGCTGCACATCGCGGCGTTCGTGCTCCTGGCCGCCAGTGCCGCGGTCAACCTGCTGACGGACTCCGTCTTCGTCGCGTTCCGCGCGACGCGCCTCAACCTGCTCATCAACGGCGTGCTGATGAACGGCGTCAAGCTGGCACTGCCCGTCGCCCTCGTCGCGGCCGGCCCCTTCGGCATCTTCGTCGCCAGCGGGGCCGCCTCGGCCGTCGCCGCGGTCACCAGCGTGGCGGTCCTCCGCCGCAGGCTCCGCCTGCGGGTGCGCCCCCACTTCTCCTGGGGAGTGCTGCGGAACACCCTGGCCTACTCGCTGACCAACTACCTGTCCAGCAGCCTCAACCTGGTGCCGCAGATCGTGCTGCCCCTCGTGGTGCTGCAGCAGCTCGGGCCCGTTCCGGCGGCCACGTACTTCATCGCGTTCCAGATCGCGAACCTCGTCTACTGCGCGTCGTACGCCATCGGCGAGGCGCTCTTCGCGGAGGGCTCGCAGGCCCGGGCCGACCTCCCCGCCCTCGCCCGCAGGTCCGGGCTCGCCATGCTGGCCGTGACCGTGCCCGCCGCCGCGTTCGTCCTGGTCTGCGTGGGGCCGGTGCTGGGACTCTTCGGCAAGGGGTACGCCGAGGGCGGCACCGTCACCCTCCAGGTGTTCGCGGCCGTGGCCCCGGCGGTCGCCTTCTACACCTGGACGAGCTTCCTGCTCAAGGTGACCCGTCAGCTCGTCGCGTCGATCGTGTCCGAGACCGTCTCGGTGGCGGTCATCCTCGGTGTCACGTTCCTGATGCTGGACTCGGGGCTCCACTGGGCGGCCATCGCCTGGGGCGCCGGGAACCTGGCCTCGGGGTGTGTCGCGGCGACGGCTCTGGTGCGCCGCCGGCGCCGGACCCGTTCCCTCCGACCGCTCGGCGGCGCGCCGGACCCGGAGGCACGGCCATGA